The sequence GAGACCATTGCAGGCGTCCTGAAAGAGCTCTGAGGCGGATAGCGCGGGAAAACAGCGATGATCGACCAGACAAGCGCCGACCATTCATCACGCTGGCCAAATGCTGCCAGATGTGTGGTTGCGATCACCATAGATTTCGACGGGCCATCGCTCGAAATAGGTCGCGGACGCAACACCCTCGGTATCTACTCGCATGGTCGATATTCCGCCAAATGCGGCATCCCGCGATACCTGCGCATCCTGGAGGAGACGGGTATTCCCGCTACCTTTTTTGTGCCGGGCTACGACGCCGAACAGCACCCGCAGAGCGTGAGGGAAATTGTGGGCAGCGGTCATGAGGTCGCCGCGCACGGCTACGTTCACGAGGGCTGGGATCTCGGTGACGAGGAGCCTTTCTTCCTTCAGAAGACACATGAAATCCTGACGGATCTCGTTGGCGCGGCGCCGCTTGGCTGGCGCTCGCCATCGGGTCACAAATCGGCGCACACGATGCGCGCGCTGAAGCGCCTCGGCTATATCTACGATTCCAGCGACAAGGATCGGGACCTGCCTTACCTGGCAGAGTTCGGCGGCCGCGTCCACGACAACCTGATCATCCTGCCGAACAACACCTCGAGCCTAGACGACTTCCCGTTCTATCGGGTCAGCTATACGCCCCCGTCGGAAGTGTTGGCGCACTGGATCGAGGAGTATGAGGCGATCCGCGCCGAAGGCGGCTATTTCAATCTGACGCTGCATCCGCGCGTTGGTTATGGTTCCGGCTCGCCAGCCCGGGCGCACATCGTCAAGGAATTGATCGAATACATCAAGGAGAGCGGCGACGCCCAGTTCGTGAACCTCGCGCAGTTCGCCGACTGGTGCCTCAAGTCGCCACGTCGATGGCTGAAGACCCCTCCATTCGTGAACGGCGGAGCGGCCTGATGACACCTCAACTCATGATCGTCACAATCACCGTCAATCTCCAGGGTTCCGTGGTCGAGACCCGCGCCGGGGCGGAGACCGAGGAAACCCTCTTCGGCAAGAAATCCTACGGCAAGTACACGGCCCATCCCGGTACTCCCCGGCTGCTTGCGATGTTTGACCGATTGCGGATCAAGGCGACTTTCTTCGTGCCTGGCCAGGAGACCTTGGACAATCCCGGTCTTGTCCGCGAAATCGCCGCAAGAGGCCATGAAGTCGCCGCGCATGGCTTTGCCCACGAGGCCTATATCGGGGCACCGGAAGAAACTGTACTGCTGCAAAGGACGCATGACCTCCTGACAGGCACAACTGGTACTGCGCCGATAGGCTGGCGGGCGCCGACCGGGTCGCTGGCACCTGCCACGTTGAAGGTCTTACAAGACATGGGCTATGTCTATGATTCCAGCAATCAGGATGACGACTTTCCCTATTCACTTGCCGCAGACGGTGCGGACCGGATGGTGGAACTGCCGCAGAACGAAATGCTGATCGACGAGACGCATTATTCTCGACGCGCGACCCATGCAAGGCTTCTGGCCTGGTGGCGGGAGGAATTCCAGGCAATGCATGCCGAGCGCTGCTTCGCCGCAATAACCGTCAGTCCCCGCTCCGACTATGGAAGCGGCCGGGCCAGCCGGATTGCGTCCCTCGAACATTTCTTGGCCGACGTGCAAAAGCATGAGGATACCGTGCTGATGACCTGCGCGGAGGCGGCTCGACGCCACCAGTCCGATGTCCTCTAGATCAAGTGCCGCAGGCCGCCGAAGCGGCACTCTGCGGCGTCTACACGGGTGAACTATGCATATCTATCCTGACGTGAAGCTTTTCATCGGCGGAGAATGGCGCGATGCCATCGGCGGCGAGGTCATTCCGGTCATCGACCCGGCAACGGAGGAAGTGATCGGCAGAATCGCTCACGCGCGCAAGCCGGACCTCGACCTCGCCCTGGAGGCCGCCGACGCGGGTTTTAGACTGTGGCGCGACATATCTGCCTTCGACCGCTCCAAGCTGATGCGCAAGGCTGCGGATATCCTGCGTTCGCGGGCCGATGCCATTGCCCATATCATGACGCGCGAGCAGGGCAAACCGATCGCCCAGTCCAAGGCGGAAGTCATGAACGGCGCCGACACGATCGACTGGTTCGCGGAAGAAGCTCGCCGGACCTATGGGCAAATCATTCCCGCCCGATTCGGCGGCGTGTCCAATATGGCTATCAAGTTTCCGGTCGGACCGGTGGCGGCTTTCACACCCTGGAACTTCCCGATCAACCAGATCGTCCGCAAGCTTTCCGCTGCTCTTGCGACGGGTTGCTCGATTATCGTTAAAGCACCCGAGGAAACTCCCGCCTCGCCAGCCGAGCTAATCCGCGCCTTTGCCGATGCCGGCGTTCCGGCCGGCGTCGTCAACCTCGTCTACGGCGTGCCGGCGGACATCTCCCAATACCTCATTGCGCATCCGGTCGTCCGCAAAATTTCGTTCACCGGCTCCACGCCGGTCGGTAAGCATCTGGCAGCACTCGCCGGCAAGCACATGAAACGCGCCACAATGGAGCTCGGGGGACACGCGCCGGCCATCATTTGCAACGACGCCGATCTTGAAAGGGCCATCGCGGTGACGGCTCCTGCGAAGTTCCGCAATGCCGGGCAGGTCTGCGTCGCCCCCACTCGATTCCTCGTGCAGGACGGCATCGCCGACAGGTTCACGCAAGGCTTCGTTGAGGCAGCACAAGCGATCAAGGTCGGTAACGGCCTGGAACACGGCGTCGCCATGGGGCCGCTCGCCAATGACCGCCGCATACCGGCCATGGAGGACATGCTCCAAGACGCCATATCGCATGGCGCCCAACTGATGACCGGAGGCAAACGCATCGGCAACAAAGGCTATTTCTTCGAGCCCACAGTGCTTTCCGACGTACCGACCTCGGCCAGGATCATGAACGACGAGCCCTTCGGCCCTATAGCCGTCATCAACCGCTTCTCGCATCTCGACGAGGCGATCGCCGAAGCCAACCGCCTCCCCTTCGGACTTGCCTCCTATGCCTTCACCGGTTCGGTGACGACCGCCCACTCACTCGGCCGCCGCGTGGAAGCCGGTATGCTGACCATCAACCACAATGGCCTCGCCATTCCGGAAGTGCCCTTCGGCGGTATCAAGGATTCCGGATACGGCACTGAGGGCGGTTCGGAAGCCGTCGAGGCCTATCTTGAAACGCGCTTTGTCAGCCAGATGATCTGACGCCCGAGCACTTTCTCGCATAGTGCCAAGCGCCATCTGTTCTGCGTCAGTTACGAGACAATCTACAAATTCGCCTATTCCGCAGACGGCCAGGCCATCAAGCTTGGCGGCATCTGCCGGAGCGTCGCGCCAGACGCAGACCGCGGCATGCCCGGCGCCACGGTCACATGGACCAGTTAGACCGTATGTTCGTGGGCGGTGGCCCGCCCCCGCGGTAAACTAAATTCGGGGGTTGCTCTGGATAGAGCCAAAGCCGAGCCCCATAGTTTAACGAGGGCGAACCATGAAAGAAGATAGCGTAATTTTCATCGGCTTGGATACGTCCAAGTTGAAGATTTCAGTGGCCGTTGCCGAAGGAGAACGCAACGGCGAGATCCGGTTTTTCGGCGACATCTCTTCCGAGCCGGCGTCTGTGGCATCGCTGGTCAACAAGCTTTCCAAGCGTGGAGCCAAGCTTCACTTTTGCTATGAGGCGGGTCCCACCGGTTACGGCCTTTACCGTCAAATTGTCGAGCTGGGGCATGACTGCGTGGTGGTGGCGCCGTCGCTGGTGCCTAAGCGAGCGGGCGACCGGGTGAAGACCAACCGCCGGGATGCCGTAAGCCTGGCGCGCCTGCACCGCGCCGGCGAGCTGACCGCGGTCTGGATTCCGGATGAAGCTCATGAGGCGATCCGCGACCTGGTGCGGGCTCGCGAGGCGGCCAGCGATGCGCTGAAACAGGCACGCCAGCAACTTCAGTCTTTCTTGTTGCGTCATGGCCGGATCTATACCGGCCGCAAACCATGGACGCGCGCCCATACAAGATGGCTGACGTGCCAGGCCTTCGATCATCCCGCCCACCACATCCTGTTGGCGGAATATTGCCAGGCCATCGAGGATGCAGACGTGCGCCTGGGCCGACTGACCGAGCTGGTGGTGGAGACTGCAGCATCCTGGTCGATGGCCCCGGTTGTGGCCGCCTACCAAGCGATGCGCGGTGTTGCATTCATGACAGCGGTCACCTTTGTGGTCGAAATCGGCGACGTCAGGCGCTTTGATAATCCTCGTCAGTTGATGGCGTATCTTGGTCTTGTGCCGTCGGAAAGCTCGACGGGCGAACGGGTCAAGCGTAGTGGGATCACCAAGGCAGGCAACACAAGGGCGCGTCGGGTCCTCATCGAAGGCGCCTGGACGTATCGCTTCCCTGCACGTGTAAGCCCGACGATCCAGGCGCGGCTGGAGGGACTACCAAGGAGCGTTCGAGAAATTGCCTGGAAAGGCCAGGTGAGGCTTTGCGCGCGCTACCGCAAGCTGATGGCGGCAGGCAAGCCGAAGGTCGTCGCGGTCACCGCCATTGCCCGGGAGATGGCAGCTTTTCTTTGGGCGATTGGACAGGAAGTCGCTCCCACAGCAAAAATCTAAAGCCTATCGTCGGTGCAAGGCGCGACAAACCAGTCGAGAGGCAAACATCTGCTGTTGAACAAAGATGGAGGCAGGGTTCCGGTGGGGAACCCTCGTCATCTCTATGTGGCGGATAAAATCCATGCCCGATGTTAGATAGAGGCAGCCCCAGACGAACATACGGAAATGCGGTACCCAGCCCGCGCATAAGAGTATGCCAGCCGTCGTCAAAATGCCCTGTCTCCTCCTTTGTTCAACAGCTTCACGCATGTGCTTTCGTCGTCAAAGCCGGAAGGAAAAAATCATGACGAAAGAGCTTGCATACGAACATAAGAGAGATGCGACAGTCGTCGCCTCTTGGGATGCTCGTCAAACGTAAGCATTTCGAAGGAAGGATGGCTGCGTGAAGCAGGCGGAGCCCGTGAGCCTTCGGAGCATCATGTCTTGTTTGATCGTGAGTCGCAGAAGGAATTGCATCGTTTTGAATTGATCCAGCAGACTCGCTGATGGGTTATTGCGCGTCGTCTTCTTCCGAGTGCCTATGCCTGATATTTCGCACAACAAGGGAAATTCCCAATACGACCACAGGGACCGAGATCGCCGTCACAATTTCTGGTCCAAACTTGATGCCGAACAAGGGTACTCCTTTGGCGACATATCCAATCAGCCCCACGACATAGTATGAAATGGCAGCAACGGAGAGGCCCTCAACGGTCTGCTGCAGGCGTAATTGCATTTTTGCCCTTCGGTCCATGGAGTTTAGCAACGTCATGTTGATCTGCTCCAACTCGACATCGATCCAGCTCCTGAGCAAGGACGTGGCACGAGCCAGTTTGCGCGAGAGATTTGCCTGGCGCTCCTCTACCGATTGGCAGGTTCGCATCGCCGGTGCCAGGCGCCGCTCCAAGAAAGTGCCAAGGCTCTCGCTCCCGGACGTCGCTGTCTCGGCAAGTGCCCGAATTCGCTCCTGGACAATTTCGTAATAGGCGCGGCTGGCGCCGAACCGGTAAAGACTCATTGCAGCATTCGCTTCGAGTTCGGCCGCCAGACGAGTAATTTCCGCAAGCAGTTGATCGGCTTCGTCGCGAGCGT is a genomic window of Rhizobium etli 8C-3 containing:
- a CDS encoding IS110 family transposase, with product MKEDSVIFIGLDTSKLKISVAVAEGERNGEIRFFGDISSEPASVASLVNKLSKRGAKLHFCYEAGPTGYGLYRQIVELGHDCVVVAPSLVPKRAGDRVKTNRRDAVSLARLHRAGELTAVWIPDEAHEAIRDLVRAREAASDALKQARQQLQSFLLRHGRIYTGRKPWTRAHTRWLTCQAFDHPAHHILLAEYCQAIEDADVRLGRLTELVVETAASWSMAPVVAAYQAMRGVAFMTAVTFVVEIGDVRRFDNPRQLMAYLGLVPSESSTGERVKRSGITKAGNTRARRVLIEGAWTYRFPARVSPTIQARLEGLPRSVREIAWKGQVRLCARYRKLMAAGKPKVVAVTAIAREMAAFLWAIGQEVAPTAKI
- a CDS encoding polysaccharide deacetylase family protein, with product MIDQTSADHSSRWPNAARCVVAITIDFDGPSLEIGRGRNTLGIYSHGRYSAKCGIPRYLRILEETGIPATFFVPGYDAEQHPQSVREIVGSGHEVAAHGYVHEGWDLGDEEPFFLQKTHEILTDLVGAAPLGWRSPSGHKSAHTMRALKRLGYIYDSSDKDRDLPYLAEFGGRVHDNLIILPNNTSSLDDFPFYRVSYTPPSEVLAHWIEEYEAIRAEGGYFNLTLHPRVGYGSGSPARAHIVKELIEYIKESGDAQFVNLAQFADWCLKSPRRWLKTPPFVNGGAA
- a CDS encoding NAD-dependent succinate-semialdehyde dehydrogenase, which produces MHIYPDVKLFIGGEWRDAIGGEVIPVIDPATEEVIGRIAHARKPDLDLALEAADAGFRLWRDISAFDRSKLMRKAADILRSRADAIAHIMTREQGKPIAQSKAEVMNGADTIDWFAEEARRTYGQIIPARFGGVSNMAIKFPVGPVAAFTPWNFPINQIVRKLSAALATGCSIIVKAPEETPASPAELIRAFADAGVPAGVVNLVYGVPADISQYLIAHPVVRKISFTGSTPVGKHLAALAGKHMKRATMELGGHAPAIICNDADLERAIAVTAPAKFRNAGQVCVAPTRFLVQDGIADRFTQGFVEAAQAIKVGNGLEHGVAMGPLANDRRIPAMEDMLQDAISHGAQLMTGGKRIGNKGYFFEPTVLSDVPTSARIMNDEPFGPIAVINRFSHLDEAIAEANRLPFGLASYAFTGSVTTAHSLGRRVEAGMLTINHNGLAIPEVPFGGIKDSGYGTEGGSEAVEAYLETRFVSQMI
- a CDS encoding polysaccharide deacetylase family protein, with translation MTPQLMIVTITVNLQGSVVETRAGAETEETLFGKKSYGKYTAHPGTPRLLAMFDRLRIKATFFVPGQETLDNPGLVREIAARGHEVAAHGFAHEAYIGAPEETVLLQRTHDLLTGTTGTAPIGWRAPTGSLAPATLKVLQDMGYVYDSSNQDDDFPYSLAADGADRMVELPQNEMLIDETHYSRRATHARLLAWWREEFQAMHAERCFAAITVSPRSDYGSGRASRIASLEHFLADVQKHEDTVLMTCAEAARRHQSDVL